The nucleotide sequence TAGATGCATTGAATAAACTTGCAGCACTGAATCTACTGAATGAGAGGGTCAGAGATAAGAATAACAAAGATCTACAACCTATTTAATGAAGACTATTCTCCTCATCGCAGTTCTAAAAAGCTAACTCTTATCCCCAGACAGAGACTCCTCGTTCAAGCTCTTCAGGCAAAGGGCATGCACATAAATAAACATACCATTACACATGTAAATATGCTTTCTAATTTCCCTGTCTGTCTCTTATTCATCCTTACTCTCTATCACACAGCCACATTTCCTCagtttcactctctctcacttacTGTCTCATTCCCCATCCTTCCtctttttcacacacacactcattctccttttcacactctctccctctcccacattGTCACTTCCttacacacaatctctctctccctccatcactCACTCTTTCTTTGCCTCACTcactcgctcactcactcactcacggTCTCTGCCTCGCTCGAACTcttgctctccctttctctgcctcgctCACACTCTTGCTCTCTGCCTCGcacactctctcgctctccctttctctgcctcatacgctctctcactctcctgctctccccttctctgcctcgctcgcgctctcgctctcactttcTCTGCCACGTATGCATCCTCTCACACTCCCTTTCCCTGCCTCATTCGGTCTCCCTTTCTCTGCACTCTCGCGCTCTCACGCTCCCGCTGTCCCTTTCTCTGCCTcacactctctcgctctccccttctctgcctCGCTCgccctccctttctctgcctcgcATGCTCTCCCGCTCTCCCACTCTCCCTTTTTCTGCCTCGCTCGCTCTCCCGCTCTCCTTTTCTCTGCCCcgctcactctctcgctctccccttctctgcctcgctcgctctctcgctctccccttctctgcctCGCTCGATCTCTCGCACTACCTTTCTCTGCctcgctcactctctcactctccctttctctgcctcacacgctctctcgctctcccNNNNNNNNNNNNNNNNNNNNNNNNNNNNNNNNNNNNNNNNNNNNNNNNNNNNNNNNNNNNNNNNNNNNNNNNNNNNNNNNNNNNNNNNNNNNNNNNNNNNNNNNNNNNNNNNNNNNNNNNNNNNNNNNNNNNNNNNNNNNNNNNNNNNNNNNNNNNNNNNNNNNNNNNNNNNNNNNgctcgctctctcgctctccctttctctgtctcgctcgctcgctctccctttctctgcctcactcgccctcactttctctgcacTGTCACGCTCTCACTCTCCCTTTCCCTGCCACattcgctctctcgctctccctttctctgcctcgctcgctctctcgctctccttttctctgcctcactttctctctcgctctccctttctctgcctcgctCACtcttcgctctctctttctctgcctcgCTCACTCTGTCGCTCTCCTTTCTCTGCCTTGCATGCACTCCcttgctctccctttctctgcctcgctCACTCttcgctctccctttctctgcctcgctCACTTTCTCGCTCTCCTTTCTCTGCCTTGCATGCACTCCcttgctctccctttctctgcctcgctcgctctctcgcttTCCCTTTCTCTGTATCCCTCGCGCTCACCCTCTCCCTTTCCCTGCCTCACACGATCTTGCTCTCGCATTCTCTGCCTcattcactctcactctccctttctctgcttTGCTCACGCtctcactctccctttctctgcctcgcatactctctcgctctccctttctctgccttgcTCGCATTCTCTTTCTCTGCCTCAcacactctccctttctctgcctcacACGCTCTCTCACTCTCGTTTTCTCTGCCTCGTTCGCTCTCCCTTTCTTTGCCTTGCTCGcactctctttctctgcctcACACGCTCTTTCGCTCTCGCTTTCTATGCCTTGctcgctctccctttctctgcctcgctcgctctctcgctctctctttctctgtctcgcTCGCTTtctcgctctccctttctctgcctcgctctccccttctctgcctcgctcgctctctcgctcccccTTTCACTGCATcgcttgctctctcgctctcccatTCACTGCCTCActcgctctccctttctctgcactctcgcgctctcactctctcgctctccctttctctgcttTGCTCGCTCTCACGCTCTCCCTTCTTTGCCTCGCTCACTCTCTCGCTTTCCCCTTCTCTGCCTCGcttgctctctcactctccctttctctgcctcgctCGCTCTCACGCTTTCCTCTTCTCTGCCACattcgctctctcgctctccctttctctgcctcgctcgctcgctctcctTTCTCTGCCTTGCATGCACTCCCTTGCTCTCCTTTTCTCTGCCttgctcgctctctcgctctccctttctctgccacATTCGCTCTCTCGGTCTCCTTCCTcgcttgctctctcgctctccctttctctgccctGCACGCTCTCTCACACTCGCTTTCTCTGCCTCACTCGGTCTCACTTTCTCTACCTCGCACGCTCTCTAGCTCTCCCACTCTCCCTTTCTCTACCTCGCTCGCTCTcccactctccctttctctgccgcGCATGCTCTCACTCTCCTTTTCACTGCCTCActcgctctccctttctctgcactCTCGCGCTCTCACTCTcccgctctccctttctctgcttCGCTCGCTCTCACGCTCTCCCTTCTTTGCCTCACTCGCTCTCTCGCGTTCCCCTTCTCTGCCTcgctcgcgctctcgctctccctttctctgcctcgctcactctctcactctccagctctccctttctctgccccactcgctctctctctctccctttctcttcctcGCTCGCTCTCCcattctccctttctctgcctcgctCGCGCTCTCACTCTCCCTTTCGCTGCCTCGCTCGTTCTCCCGCTCACCCTTTCTCTGCCTCGCACGCGGTCTCACTCACCCTTTCTCtggctcgctctctcgctctccctttcACTGCCttgctcactctctcactctccctttctctgcctcgctCGCTCTCTAGCTCTCCCGCTCTCCTTTTCTCTGCcccgctctctcgctctccctttctctgcctcgctCGCTCTCCCATTCTCTGCCTCGCTCGCACtctcactctccctttctctgcctcgctcgctctctcgctctccctttctctgcctcgcATGCTCGCTCGCTCACCCTATCTCTGGCTTGCTTGCTCTCTCgttctccctttctctgccttgcTCGCTCTcccgctctccctttctctgcctcgctCGCTCTCCGCTATCCctttctctgcctccctctccctttctctgcctcgcATGCTCTCCCGCTCTTCCTTTCTCTGCCTCGCACGTtctctcgctctccctttctctgccttgcacactctctcacgctccctttctctgccttgctcgctctccctttctctgcctcgcATGCTCTCTAGCTCTCCCACTCTCCCTTTTTCTGCctcgctcgctctctcactctccctttcACTGCCTcgcttgctctctcgctctccctttctctgcctcacacgttctccctttctctgccttgcATGCGCTCCCTTgctctccccttctctgcctCACTCACTCTCCTTTTCTCtgcctcactcactgtcacactcgCTTTTTCTGCCTCGCTCGCTCACTCACAttccctttctctgcctcgctcgctctctcgctctccccttctctgcctcgctcgctctctcgctctccccttctctgcctCGCTCGCTCTcttgctctccctttctctgtctcgctcgctctctcgctctccttTCTCTGCCTCActcgctctccctttctctgcgcTGTATTGCTCTCACTCTCCCTTTCCCTGCCACATTCGCTCTCTAGCTCTCctcgctctccccttctctgcctcgctcgctctctcgctctcccgctctccctttctctgccccgctcgctctctcgctctccctttctctgccacATTCGCTCTCTCGGTCTCCTTTCTCTGCCTTGCATGCACTCCcttgctctccctttctctgccttgctcgctctctcgctctccctttctctgcctcgctCATTCTCTCGCTCTCCTTTCTCTGCCTTGCATGCACTCCCTTgcgctccctttctctgcctcgctcgctctctcgctcttcCTTTCTCTGCCTCGctcgctctccctttctctgcctcgctctccctttctctgtatcCCTCGCGCTCACCCTCTCCCTTTCCCTGCCTCACACGATCTTGCTCTCGCGTTCTCTGCCTCATTCACTTTCACTCCCCCTTTCTCTGCTTTGCTCACGCTCTCACTCTCCCTTTATCTGCTTTGCTCGtgctctcactctcactttcTCTGCCTCGTTCGCTCTCCCTTTCTTTGCCTTGCTCGcactccctttctctgcctcacACGCTCTCTCACTCTCGTTTTCTCTGCCTCGTTCGCTCTCCCTTTCTTTGCCTTgctcacactctctttctctgcctcACACGCTCTTTCGCTCTCGCTTTCTCTGCCTTGctcgctctccctttctctgcctcgctcactctctcgctctccctttctctgcctcgctctccccttctctgcctcgctcgctctctcgctctccctttcACTGCATcgcttgctctctcgctctccctttctATGCACTCTCGCGCTCTCACTCTcccgctctccctttctctgcttCGCTCGCTCTCACGCTCTCCCTTCTTTgcctcgctcgctctctcgcttTCCCCTTCTCTGCCTCGCTCGCTATCTCGCTCTCCATTTCTCTGCctcgctcactctctcgctctccagctctccctttctctgccccactcgctctctcgctctccctttctcttcctcGCTCGCTCTCCcattctccctttctctgcctcgctcgctctctcactctccctttcGCTGCCTCGCTCGTTCTCCCGCTCACCCTTTCTCTGCCTCGCACGCGCTCTCGCTCACCCTTTCTCtggctcgctcgctctctcgctctccctttcACTGCCttgctcactctctcactctccctttctctgcctcgctCGCTCTCTAGCTCTcccgctctccctttctctgcaccgctctctcgctctccctttctctgcctcgctctccccttctctgcctcgctcgctctctcgctctccctttctctgccatgCATGCGTCCTCTCGCTCTCCGTTTCTCTGCCTCGCAcaatctctcgctctctcactctccgCCTCGCATGCTCTCCTGCTCTCCCTTTCACTGCCTCGCTCGCTCTCCCTTTCTTTGCCTGGCacgctctctcactctcctgcTCTCGCCTTCTCTGCCTCGCTCGCTCTCTTGCTCTCACCTTCTCTGCCACACATGCGTCCtctcgctctccctttctctgcctcactcgctctccctttctctaGACTCTCACGCTCTCACTCTCCCGCTCTCCCTTTATCTGCCTCGCTCGCACTCCCTTTCTCTGCACTCTCGCGCTCTCACTCTcctgctctccctttctctgcctcgctCGCTCTCACGCTCTCCCCTTCTCCGACTCGctcgctctccctttctctgcctcgctcgctctctccctctcccctctctgccttgctcgctctctcgctctccctttctctgcctcgctCGCTCTCTAGCTCTCTCGCTCTTCCTTTCTCTGCCTCGCTCGCTCTcccgctctccctttctctgcctcgctCGCTCTCCCGCTCACCCTTTCACTGCCTCGctcgctctccctttctctgcctcgctCGCTCTCCCGCTCACCCTTTCTCtgtctcgctcgctctctcgctctccctttctctgccacGCATGCATCCTttcgctctccctttctctgtactCTCGCGCTCTCCCTTTCTCTACCTTGCTcgcactctcactctccctcatgctctccctttctctgcctcgcCTGCTCTCCCTTTCTcgtctcgctcgctctctcgcactACCTTTCTCTGCctcgctcactctctcactctccctttctctgcctcacacactctctcgctctcccactctccctttctctgcctcgcATCCTCTCCCGCTCTCCCTTTCACTGCCTTCCTCGCGCTttcgctctccctttctctgctgCACAagctctctcgctctccctttctctgcctcgcacgctctctcactctcctttTCTCTGCCTCGCATGCTCTCtagctctccctttctctgcctcgatcactctctcgctctcccttGTTCTGCCTCACTCGTTCTctcgctctccccttctctgcctcgctcgctctctcactctccctctctctgctttgctctccctttctctgcctcgcACGCTCTCCCGCTCTCCCTTTCACTGCCTCGCTCGCTCTCTCggtctccctttctctgcctcacacactctctcactctccctttctctgcctcacatgctctctcgctctcccacTCTCCCTTTCTCAGCCTCGCATCCTCTCCCACTCTCCCTTTCACTGCCttgctcgctctctcgctctccctttctctgccgcACAGGCTCTCTCGCTCTCCAacgctccctttctctgcctcacTCGCTCTcttgctctccctttctctgcctcgctcgctctctcgctctccctttctctgcctcacCTGCTCTCCCTTTCACTGCCTCGCACGCTCTCCCGCTCTCCCTTTCACTGCCTGGCTCGCTCTCTCggtctccctttctctgcctcacacactctctcgctctcccactctccctttctctgcctcgcatcctctctcactctccctttcACTGCCttgctcgctctctcgctctccctttctctgccgcACAGGCTCTCTCGCTCTCcaactctccctttctctgcctcactcgctctctcgctctccctttctctgccatgCATGCGTCCTCTCGCTCGCCGTTTCTCTGCCTCGCAcaatctctcgctctctcactctccgCCTCGCATGCTCTCCTGCTCTCCCTCTCACTGCCACGCTCGCTCTCCCTTTCTTTGCCTGGCacgctctctcactctcctgcTCTCGCCTTCTCTGCCTCGCTCGCTCTCTTGCTCTCACCTTCTCTGCCACGCATGCGTCCTcttgctctccctttctctgcctcactcgctctccctttctctgcactCTCGCGCTCTCACTCTcccgctctccctttctctgcctcatTCGTTCTCTCGCTTTCCCCTTCCCTgcctcgctcgctctctcgctctccctttctctgcctcgctCGCTCTCCCGCTCTCCCTTTCATTGCCTCGCACGCTTTCTCGCTCTCATTTTCACTGCCTCGCTTGCTCTCTCACTCTCCATTTCTCTGCCTTGCACGCTCTCCCacactccctttctctgccttgctcactctccctttctctgcctcacacgctctctcgctctccctcttGCTCTCCCTTTTTCTGCCTCGCACACTCTCCCGCTCCCCCTTTCACTGCCTCActcgctctccctttctctgcactCTCGCGCTCTCACTCTcctgctctccctttctctgcctcacTCGTTCTCTCGCTTTCCCCTTCTCTgcctcgctcgctctctcgctctccctttcATTGCCTCAcacgctctctcgctctccctttcACTGCCTcgcttgctctctcgctctccctttctctgccttgcACGCGCTCTCACACTCCCGTTCTCTGCCTTGctcactct is from Chiloscyllium plagiosum isolate BGI_BamShark_2017 unplaced genomic scaffold, ASM401019v2 scaf_7880, whole genome shotgun sequence and encodes:
- the LOC122546380 gene encoding octapeptide-repeat protein T2-like — protein: MQRNGELESMRGREKESERACEAEKGRARELVQQRKGEREREEGIERESGRGYEAEKGRSERGREGESRRVRERARQRKGERAWHGERESERGREMESEIASEAEKGKARERARQRRESVRASEAEKGRAG